Proteins from a single region of Anaerotignum faecicola:
- a CDS encoding biotin--[acetyl-CoA-carboxylase] ligase — protein sequence MKDKLLKLLRAADGYVSGEEIGEALGVSRSAVWKGIRSLRDDGYKISAVTNKGYMLEDTQDVYSREEILSRISTHEIGREIKFYDSLDSTNNKAKAIGFEGGRHGTVVIAETQTAGKGRRGRKWSSPEGSGVWMSILLCPDIAPVYVPSITLAAGISVCGAINKTTEAGAKIKWPNDVIINGRKVCGILTEMSSEIDYVNFVVVGIGVNVMEAEFDESLSGIITNINREAVKKCGRSVIAAAIIEEFEKNYNVFCKGGFKSLKSKYESMCDTLNKRVAVSGSENFEGRAVGITDEGYLIVEKAGGGRVELTAGDVSIRRAD from the coding sequence ATGAAAGATAAACTGTTGAAGCTTCTGCGCGCGGCCGACGGATATGTTTCCGGCGAAGAAATAGGCGAAGCTTTGGGCGTAAGCCGCAGCGCCGTTTGGAAGGGAATACGTTCCCTGAGGGACGACGGTTATAAAATCAGCGCCGTAACGAATAAGGGCTATATGCTTGAAGATACGCAAGACGTTTACAGCAGGGAAGAAATTTTAAGCCGTATTTCGACGCATGAGATCGGGCGGGAGATTAAGTTTTACGATTCTCTTGATTCCACAAACAACAAGGCTAAGGCTATCGGTTTTGAGGGAGGGCGCCACGGCACCGTGGTTATTGCCGAAACTCAGACGGCGGGAAAAGGGCGCCGAGGCCGCAAGTGGTCGTCGCCGGAAGGGAGCGGCGTTTGGATGAGCATACTGCTGTGCCCCGATATAGCGCCGGTATATGTGCCTTCCATTACGCTTGCGGCGGGAATAAGCGTCTGCGGCGCGATAAATAAAACGACGGAGGCGGGAGCAAAAATAAAATGGCCTAACGACGTTATTATAAACGGCAGGAAAGTGTGCGGAATACTTACGGAGATGTCAAGCGAAATAGATTATGTGAATTTTGTAGTAGTGGGCATCGGCGTTAACGTAATGGAGGCTGAGTTTGATGAAAGCCTCAGCGGCATAATAACGAATATAAACCGCGAAGCCGTAAAAAAATGCGGAAGAAGCGTTATAGCCGCGGCAATTATAGAAGAATTTGAAAAAAACTACAACGTATTCTGTAAAGGCGGTTTTAAAAGCCTGAAAAGCAAATATGAAAGCATGTGCGACACTTTAAATAAGCGCGTTGCCGTAAGCGGGAGCGAAAATTTCGAAGGGCGGGCCGTCGGCATAACCGACGAAGGATATTTAATTGTGGAAAAAGCAGGCGGCGGCCGGGTTGAGTTAACGGCA
- the hpt gene encoding hypoxanthine phosphoribosyltransferase: MTEKIDVMITKEEITAKIDEMAALIEKDYEGRDIHFICVLKGGVIFMVDLARKIKSNVFINFMDVSSYGNSTESSGNLKILMDLDEPIAGKDVIIVEDIVDSGRTLSMLKELLLSRNPRSLKICTLLDKPDRRVSHVDIDYTCFKIPDEFVVGYGLDYAQKYRNLDFIGIISFLEE, encoded by the coding sequence ATGACAGAAAAAATTGACGTTATGATTACTAAAGAAGAAATAACGGCGAAAATTGATGAAATGGCGGCGCTTATAGAAAAAGACTACGAAGGACGGGACATTCATTTTATATGCGTACTCAAAGGCGGCGTAATATTTATGGTTGACCTTGCAAGGAAAATCAAAAGCAACGTGTTTATAAACTTTATGGATGTTTCAAGCTACGGAAACTCTACGGAAAGTTCGGGCAACCTTAAAATATTAATGGATTTGGACGAACCTATCGCCGGGAAAGACGTTATAATCGTTGAAGATATTGTGGACAGCGGCAGGACTTTAAGCATGCTTAAAGAACTGCTTTTAAGCAGGAACCCGAGAAGCCTTAAAATATGTACGCTTCTTGACAAACCCGACAGGCGCGTTTCGCATGTGGATATTGATTATACATGCTTTAAAATACCCGATGAGTTTGTGGTGGGGTATGGCTTGGACTATGCCCAAAAATACAGAAACCTTGATTTTATAGGCATAATTTCGTTTTTGGAAGAATAA
- the ftsH gene encoding ATP-dependent zinc metalloprotease FtsH: protein MFVIVLGILAFLNTNNASVGQVSTQYTYSDLIEKIENDEIAKISVEKSSEANDYGFVTAVTNDGTTFRTSLVSFSSFMDFINGKIVAGTLKAEIVDMPKVSVLSSILPSVILMILAIIIFSFMFQKMQGGGGKMMNFGKSRAKVTIDDKNRVTFDDVAGLDEEKAELVELVDFLKEPKKFVELGARIPKGVLLVGPPGTGKTLLAKAVAGEAKVPFFSISGSDFVEMFVGVGASRVRDLFDQAKKNSPCIVFIDEIDAVGRRRGAGLGGGHDEREQTLNQLLVEMDGFGINEGVIVVAATNRADILDPAILRPGRFDRQVYVGRPDVKGREAILKVHAKGKPFSKEVDLKVVAKTTAGFTGADLENLLNEAALLTARDNKKEIDMEEIQKAFVKVGIGTEKKSRVINEKEKSITAYHESGHAILFEVLSELDPVHSISIIPTGMAGGYTMPLPGEDKMYITKKTMEQEIISFLGGRAAEHIIFKDVTTGASNDIERATGIARSMVMKYGMSDVLGPVLLGDDGGEVFIGKEIAHSRNYGEDVAGTIDREVKRIMDTSYSEAIRLLNDNIDALHATAKALVEKEKITGEEFREILKDPKGAMELLKAEADEAKGVKLEKESQNPESVSLEKKDGGNDSAAAEEKAPLEETEFSEADAMQETSDDGKTDNTEIQNEDNGKDLP from the coding sequence ATGTTTGTAATTGTTTTGGGTATTCTTGCCTTTTTGAATACAAATAACGCTTCGGTAGGGCAGGTTTCAACGCAATATACATACAGCGACCTTATCGAGAAGATTGAAAACGATGAAATTGCTAAAATTTCAGTTGAAAAAAGTTCCGAAGCCAACGACTACGGCTTTGTTACGGCAGTTACAAACGACGGGACGACTTTCAGGACCAGCCTTGTAAGTTTCTCAAGCTTTATGGATTTTATAAACGGCAAAATTGTTGCCGGCACGCTTAAAGCCGAAATTGTGGATATGCCGAAAGTAAGCGTGTTAAGCAGTATACTCCCGTCCGTAATACTTATGATACTCGCTATTATCATTTTCAGCTTCATGTTCCAGAAAATGCAGGGCGGCGGCGGAAAAATGATGAATTTCGGCAAAAGCCGCGCAAAAGTTACCATAGACGATAAAAACAGGGTTACGTTTGATGACGTAGCCGGCCTTGACGAAGAAAAGGCCGAGCTTGTCGAGCTTGTGGATTTCCTTAAAGAACCTAAAAAATTTGTCGAGCTCGGCGCAAGAATTCCGAAAGGAGTTCTGCTTGTCGGACCTCCGGGAACAGGTAAGACTCTCCTCGCAAAGGCTGTCGCAGGGGAAGCAAAGGTTCCGTTTTTCAGTATTTCGGGTTCCGACTTTGTGGAAATGTTTGTCGGAGTCGGAGCTTCAAGGGTAAGGGATTTATTCGATCAGGCAAAAAAGAATTCGCCGTGCATTGTATTTATAGACGAAATAGACGCCGTAGGCCGCCGAAGGGGAGCTGGCCTAGGCGGTGGGCACGACGAAAGGGAACAGACCCTTAACCAGCTTCTTGTGGAGATGGACGGTTTCGGCATAAACGAAGGGGTTATAGTCGTCGCCGCAACGAACAGGGCGGATATACTCGATCCGGCTATATTGAGGCCGGGAAGGTTTGACAGACAGGTATATGTCGGAAGGCCGGACGTTAAAGGCCGCGAGGCTATTTTGAAGGTGCATGCAAAGGGCAAGCCTTTTTCAAAGGAAGTGGATCTTAAAGTAGTTGCGAAGACAACGGCGGGATTTACAGGCGCCGATCTTGAAAACCTGCTTAACGAGGCCGCGCTTTTAACGGCAAGGGACAATAAAAAAGAAATCGACATGGAAGAAATACAGAAGGCTTTTGTCAAAGTCGGCATAGGTACGGAGAAAAAGAGCCGCGTTATAAATGAGAAGGAAAAGAGTATAACAGCTTACCATGAAAGCGGCCACGCCATACTTTTTGAAGTTTTAAGCGAGCTTGACCCTGTCCACAGCATTTCGATTATACCTACGGGCATGGCGGGGGGATATACAATGCCTCTTCCGGGCGAAGATAAAATGTATATTACAAAAAAGACCATGGAGCAGGAAATTATTTCGTTCCTCGGCGGACGCGCCGCAGAGCACATTATATTTAAAGACGTTACCACAGGCGCAAGCAACGATATTGAGCGCGCTACGGGGATTGCCCGCAGCATGGTTATGAAGTACGGAATGAGCGACGTTTTAGGCCCTGTGCTCCTCGGCGACGACGGCGGAGAAGTGTTCATAGGCAAGGAAATCGCCCATTCGAGGAACTACGGCGAAGATGTGGCCGGCACAATCGACAGGGAAGTTAAACGCATTATGGACACATCTTACAGCGAGGCCATAAGGCTGCTTAACGACAATATAGACGCGCTTCATGCGACGGCAAAAGCGCTTGTTGAAAAAGAAAAAATCACGGGCGAGGAATTCAGGGAAATACTCAAAGATCCGAAAGGCGCAATGGAATTGCTTAAAGCGGAAGCAGACGAAGCAAAAGGTGTGAAACTTGAAAAAGAAAGCCAAAATCCGGAATCCGTAAGCCTTGAAAAAAAAGACGGCGGTAATGACAGCGCGGCGGCTGAAGAAAAAGCGCCGCTGGAAGAAACGGAGTTTTCAGAAGCCGATGCCATGCAGGAAACTTCAGACGACGGAAAAACGGATAATACCGAAATTCAAAACGAAGATAACGGAAAAGACTTGCCGTAA
- a CDS encoding thioesterase family protein: protein MDFNLYPGMTNECEYIVSKNDATAHFGGNFPVFATPVMIDWMEQTALKLCQQVLPKGYDTVGTFVNVKHLAATPVGMRVRVIAEIEEVNGKMLTFKVKAYDEKTKIGEGTHGRAVIDVEKFVSRLKENK, encoded by the coding sequence GTGGATTTTAATTTATACCCGGGCATGACTAACGAATGTGAATACATTGTTTCAAAGAACGACGCGACGGCGCACTTCGGGGGGAACTTCCCCGTATTCGCAACGCCCGTGATGATAGACTGGATGGAACAGACGGCGCTTAAGCTGTGCCAGCAGGTGCTTCCTAAGGGGTATGATACGGTTGGCACGTTTGTGAATGTAAAGCATCTTGCGGCAACGCCGGTAGGCATGAGAGTCCGTGTGATAGCCGAGATTGAAGAAGTAAACGGCAAAATGCTTACTTTTAAAGTTAAGGCGTACGATGAAAAAACAAAAATAGGCGAGGGTACTCACGGACGCGCTGTTATTGATGTTGAAAAGTTTGTTTCCAGGCTTAAGGAAAACAAGTAA
- the argF gene encoding ornithine carbamoyltransferase, translating to MSVNLKGRSFLTLKDYTAEEIEYLVDLAIDLKAKKKAGIFEKNMEGKNIALIFEKPSTRTRCSFTIGCIDEGAHPEYLSKDDIQLGHKETVEDTARVLGRMFDGIEFRGFSQETVEKLAKYSGVPVWNGLTDEDHPTQVLADFMTIKEKFGKIKGIKFVYAGDGRNNMANALMIGASKMGMDFVIIAPESLYPDEKLVELCRSYAKESGGEILITSDPKEGVKGADVIYTDVWVSMGEEEKAAERIAVLRPYQVNRELMEATGNKNTIFMHCLPAVREKEVTNEVIEGPSSVVFDEAENRMHTIKAVMVATAGK from the coding sequence ATGTCGGTTAATTTGAAGGGCAGAAGTTTTTTAACATTAAAAGATTATACGGCAGAGGAAATAGAATACCTTGTCGATCTGGCTATTGATTTAAAGGCAAAGAAAAAAGCCGGAATATTCGAGAAAAATATGGAGGGCAAAAATATAGCGCTTATTTTTGAAAAACCTTCCACAAGGACAAGGTGTTCCTTTACAATAGGCTGCATAGACGAAGGGGCGCACCCTGAATATTTAAGCAAAGACGATATACAGCTTGGACACAAGGAAACTGTAGAGGATACGGCCAGGGTACTTGGGAGGATGTTCGACGGCATCGAATTTCGCGGGTTTTCCCAGGAAACCGTTGAAAAGCTTGCAAAATACAGCGGCGTTCCCGTTTGGAACGGGCTGACGGACGAAGATCACCCGACGCAGGTACTTGCGGATTTTATGACGATTAAGGAAAAATTCGGAAAAATCAAGGGAATAAAATTTGTTTATGCAGGCGACGGCAGAAACAATATGGCCAACGCCCTTATGATAGGCGCTTCCAAAATGGGCATGGATTTTGTGATAATTGCGCCCGAAAGCCTTTACCCTGATGAAAAACTTGTAGAACTGTGCAGATCATATGCAAAAGAAAGCGGCGGGGAAATTCTTATAACGAGCGATCCTAAGGAAGGCGTTAAAGGCGCGGACGTTATTTATACCGACGTTTGGGTGTCTATGGGAGAAGAGGAAAAGGCGGCCGAAAGGATTGCCGTTCTCAGGCCGTATCAGGTTAATAGGGAGCTTATGGAGGCTACGGGCAATAAAAATACAATTTTTATGCATTGTCTTCCGGCAGTTAGGGAAAAGGAAGTTACCAATGAAGTTATAGAGGGGCCGTCGTCAGTTGTGTTTGACGAGGCTGAAAACAGGATGCACACAATTAAAGCCGTTATGGTTGCAACTGCCGGAAAATAA